One part of the Bacillus sp. FJAT-45350 genome encodes these proteins:
- the sigH gene encoding RNA polymerase sporulation sigma factor SigH has translation MSIDLKETVQINFGEIEDEKLVEMVREGESLALEYLINKYKNFVRAKSRSYFLIGADHEDIVQEGMIGLYKAIRDFKGDKLSSFKAFAELCITRQIITAIKTATRQKHIPLNSYVSLDKPLYDEESDRTLLDVICGTKVTNPEDLIINQEEFDDIELKMGEILSDLEQKVLMLYLDGRSYQEISADLNRHVKSIDNALQRVKRKLERYVELKGVSI, from the coding sequence GTGAGCATAGACCTCAAGGAGACGGTTCAAATAAATTTTGGAGAAATAGAAGATGAAAAGTTAGTAGAAATGGTTCGTGAAGGAGAGAGTTTGGCACTAGAATACTTAATTAACAAATACAAAAACTTTGTACGTGCTAAATCAAGATCGTATTTCCTTATTGGAGCAGACCATGAAGACATTGTTCAAGAAGGCATGATAGGGCTCTATAAAGCAATTCGTGATTTTAAAGGGGACAAGCTTTCTTCTTTTAAGGCTTTTGCGGAGCTTTGTATTACTAGACAGATTATTACTGCGATTAAGACAGCTACTAGACAAAAGCATATTCCATTAAATTCTTATGTCTCGCTTGACAAGCCTCTGTATGATGAAGAATCTGATCGAACATTACTCGATGTTATTTGTGGAACGAAAGTGACAAATCCAGAGGATCTAATTATTAACCAGGAAGAGTTTGATGATATCGAACTAAAGATGGGTGAGATTTTAAGCGACTTAGAGCAAAAGGTGTTAATGCTTTATTTAGACGGACGTTCGTATCAAGAAATTTCAGCTGATTTAAATCGCCACGTTAAGTCGATCGATAATGCACTCCAACGAGTGAAGAGAAAGCTTGAGCGTTACGTTGAGCTTAAAGGAGTAAGTATCTAA